The following coding sequences are from one Leptospira ellinghausenii window:
- a CDS encoding MFS transporter: protein MKYIIIIASIVLLGFFSVGIPIATLPGFIRNALGYSDVWLGIMLGTQSLVTLLFRHHSGSISDLRGPKVAVTRGLFFAVISGIVSLGPLLIPGDMGLITLFIGRIILGYSESLLITGALSWGVGLVGPANAGRVMAWSGMAMYGAIAISAPLGYLMVQHFGFQGGVLLAVLFPVIAGIISIFVPAIPPASKVRIPFYQVIPKIWKHGFGLLFAAVSFAGIAGFSTLLFKERGWENAQWVMAIFGSAYVLSRIFFAGTVDLYGGRKIALIFSFVAIIGQILLWQANHSYIAFIGAALTGFGYSLVFPAFGVEAVKNMEPQFRGVALGAYVAFFDLALGVTGPLAGFVADHFGYTAVFAFGMIACIFSFSIALSLKETKN from the coding sequence ATGAAATATATAATTATCATCGCGTCCATTGTGCTCTTAGGTTTTTTCTCTGTGGGAATTCCAATTGCAACACTTCCAGGTTTTATCAGAAATGCTTTAGGGTATAGTGATGTTTGGCTTGGAATTATGCTTGGAACTCAATCTTTAGTGACATTACTGTTTCGTCACCATTCAGGTTCCATCTCGGATTTAAGAGGGCCAAAAGTCGCAGTCACAAGGGGATTGTTCTTTGCAGTAATCTCAGGTATTGTAAGTTTAGGTCCTCTTTTGATACCTGGTGATATGGGACTTATAACACTTTTTATTGGTAGAATCATCTTAGGTTACTCAGAAAGTTTATTAATCACTGGAGCTCTTTCATGGGGAGTAGGCTTGGTCGGACCAGCTAACGCAGGTCGTGTGATGGCTTGGAGTGGTATGGCAATGTATGGTGCAATTGCAATCTCTGCTCCTTTGGGATATCTTATGGTACAACATTTTGGTTTCCAAGGTGGAGTTTTGTTAGCGGTTCTTTTTCCTGTTATTGCTGGAATCATTTCCATTTTTGTTCCTGCCATCCCTCCTGCAAGTAAGGTTCGAATTCCATTTTACCAAGTAATACCTAAAATATGGAAACATGGTTTTGGATTACTTTTTGCCGCCGTATCTTTTGCGGGGATTGCTGGATTTAGTACCTTACTTTTCAAAGAAAGGGGATGGGAAAACGCACAATGGGTGATGGCGATATTTGGATCTGCCTATGTTTTATCTCGTATTTTTTTTGCTGGAACGGTGGATTTATATGGTGGGAGAAAAATCGCCCTCATCTTTTCATTTGTCGCCATTATAGGACAAATATTATTATGGCAGGCGAATCACTCTTACATAGCGTTTATAGGTGCTGCCTTGACAGGTTTTGGTTACTCACTAGTTTTCCCTGCATTCGGAGTGGAAGCAGTTAAAAATATGGAACCACAATTTAGGGGAGTCGCATTAGGTGCTTATGTTGCATTCTTCGATCTTGCCTTAGGAGTGACTGGGCCACTTGCCGGATTTGTTGCCGATCATTTTGGTTATACGGCAGTGTTTGCATTTGGTATGATTGCTTGTATTTTTTCTTTTTCCATTGCCTTGAGTTTGAAGGAAACAAAGAATTAG
- a CDS encoding DUF2938 domain-containing protein, with translation MDHLIGITIHTILIGVGATMAMDLWRFFLQKTFNVNSLDLGLLGRWVGHCVKGKFFHSPIVHSAVIPGEIIIGWVSHYAIGIFFASLLPIIWGVNWLENPSIKEPVLLGLLTILAPWFLMQPAMGIGIAASKTPKPFQVRIRNMAIHTVYGLGLYGTALLTHVYLR, from the coding sequence ATGGATCACCTGATAGGAATAACAATTCATACAATTTTGATTGGGGTTGGTGCTACGATGGCGATGGATCTATGGAGGTTTTTTTTACAAAAGACATTTAATGTAAACTCATTGGATCTTGGACTTTTGGGTAGATGGGTAGGGCATTGTGTAAAAGGCAAATTCTTTCATTCACCAATTGTGCATTCTGCAGTGATTCCGGGAGAGATAATCATTGGTTGGGTCTCACATTATGCGATTGGAATTTTTTTTGCTAGTTTGTTGCCCATCATTTGGGGAGTGAATTGGTTAGAAAATCCTTCCATCAAAGAACCAGTTCTTTTGGGTCTTTTGACCATTCTTGCACCATGGTTTTTAATGCAACCTGCTATGGGTATTGGCATAGCAGCTTCAAAAACTCCAAAACCGTTTCAAGTTAGAATTCGAAATATGGCGATCCATACTGTTTATGGACTTGGTTTATACGGAACAGCACTTCTAACACATGTTTATTTGCGTTAA
- a CDS encoding ArsR/SmtB family transcription factor, producing the protein MSEIASMLGNESRLILLQLLADGEKSVEILSEESGIPVANTSQHLQALKKANLVITRRDGKRILYRWESGPMKELFLALEKFAIYSTAQDDHSNLKLKGRNTEISTSELQKKMKRGGILLIDVRSKEEYKKGHIPEAVNIPYNELETYKFPKNKELIVYCRGPLCLLSVNALNFLKARELSVTRYGGGFRNWESREI; encoded by the coding sequence ATGAGCGAAATCGCGAGTATGCTCGGGAATGAATCACGATTAATTTTGCTTCAGCTTCTAGCAGATGGGGAAAAATCTGTAGAAATTCTTTCCGAAGAATCAGGTATCCCGGTTGCGAACACGTCCCAACACCTACAAGCGCTAAAAAAAGCAAATCTAGTCATCACAAGACGGGATGGAAAAAGGATACTGTATCGTTGGGAATCCGGTCCGATGAAGGAACTTTTTTTAGCATTGGAAAAATTTGCAATCTACAGCACTGCCCAAGATGATCATTCAAATCTAAAATTAAAAGGCAGAAACACTGAAATATCAACCTCTGAATTGCAAAAAAAAATGAAAAGAGGAGGAATCCTCCTTATTGATGTCCGCTCGAAAGAAGAATATAAAAAAGGACATATACCAGAAGCCGTAAACATTCCTTACAATGAATTAGAAACATATAAATTTCCTAAAAACAAGGAGCTGATTGTTTACTGCCGAGGACCTTTGTGTTTATTGTCTGTGAATGCGTTGAATTTTTTGAAAGCTCGTGAACTGAGCGTTACTCGATATGGAGGAGGTTTTAGAAACTGGGAATCAAGAGAAATCTAA
- a CDS encoding RNA recognition motif domain-containing protein codes for MSTNIYVGNLSYEMTESKLNELFSVHGSVSSAKIITDQYTGGSKGFGFIEMKDRNEADKAISDLNGKNILNREMKVNIAKPKTNNWN; via the coding sequence ATGTCAACAAATATCTATGTAGGTAACCTCTCTTACGAAATGACGGAATCAAAACTTAACGAACTTTTTTCAGTTCATGGTTCTGTTTCTTCAGCTAAAATCATTACTGACCAGTACACTGGAGGATCAAAAGGTTTTGGTTTTATCGAAATGAAAGATCGTAATGAAGCTGACAAAGCTATCAGCGATTTAAACGGAAAAAATATTCTCAATCGTGAAATGAAAGTGAATATTGCAAAACCAAAAACTAACAACTGGAACTAA
- a CDS encoding 7TM-DISM domain-containing protein — MVITIQLNCYQKLPNNNQVDSYTDLSGTDWENSIPINLSSHWEFYWNQLLNPNDFDSNQSLFKPHIVDFRPWTNINLGNQTFSEKGYATYRKRIKIQKETASKHLVIYFSHLHTSSKVFINGRLVQEKGKVSTNPKEVIPDRTNSTIDIITDNIVLDVVLQIANQDFYHGGPRSVFLIASPKQLQIFKNKNLMVEIFVFGVIFASALYHLFFYFQNTKQFAFLYFAIVCITFLVRIPFLNSKLYEYFFPVQSFLFQSILLHYLNILTFLFSMLFLNELFNSNRNLIINYTFYIGAFIALFTPLAPRTIQTYLNFIYILVYLTLFMGYSIYLLYRFRKEAHGFYFMALALFALGIFCFMAISMNYYGVQGGLYLISGYLFYVGFQSASLSKYFAYAIESRANIERHLYEESINALSKQRAELQLMVHDQLGANLTDLKVYLEKKKNSTLTQTEINSELDLVYDRVVSTIHSLRNQLLYIEDLSLIFENFITGVHITLLRRYSDVGREFEFSTSDEFINYFNQVKIIGNNQNSFLNLFYLLYEVCTNDIKYGMGDSIWNLELNGGEFHVYQRNVLNQSIEPPNQNLELKSIKQRLHQLKGNLTVEILHEFYHLRIRFPAESLQNRSNQ; from the coding sequence TTGGTAATAACAATTCAATTGAACTGTTATCAAAAATTACCAAATAATAATCAGGTTGATTCTTATACTGATTTGTCAGGGACCGATTGGGAAAATTCAATCCCAATCAATTTGTCATCCCATTGGGAGTTTTATTGGAATCAATTACTTAACCCCAATGATTTTGATTCAAACCAATCCTTATTTAAACCTCACATTGTTGATTTTCGGCCATGGACTAACATAAATCTTGGTAACCAAACATTCTCTGAAAAGGGTTACGCTACCTATCGAAAACGAATTAAAATTCAGAAAGAAACTGCTTCAAAACATTTAGTTATTTACTTTTCTCATTTGCATACTTCTTCTAAAGTTTTTATTAATGGAAGATTGGTACAAGAAAAAGGAAAGGTTTCTACAAATCCAAAGGAAGTGATTCCCGATCGAACAAACTCAACGATTGATATCATCACTGACAATATCGTATTGGATGTAGTATTACAAATTGCAAACCAAGATTTTTACCATGGAGGGCCAAGAAGTGTATTTTTAATCGCATCTCCCAAACAACTTCAAATCTTTAAAAATAAGAATTTGATGGTGGAAATATTTGTTTTTGGTGTGATATTCGCATCGGCCTTATACCATTTGTTTTTTTATTTTCAGAATACCAAACAATTTGCATTCCTTTACTTTGCGATTGTATGTATTACTTTTTTAGTAAGAATTCCGTTTTTGAATTCTAAGTTATATGAATATTTTTTCCCTGTTCAAAGTTTTTTATTTCAATCGATTTTGCTACACTATTTAAACATTCTCACTTTTTTGTTTTCAATGTTGTTTTTAAACGAACTCTTCAATTCAAATCGGAATTTGATCATCAATTATACTTTTTATATTGGTGCTTTTATTGCATTATTTACTCCTTTGGCTCCACGAACGATTCAAACATATCTAAATTTTATTTATATTCTTGTGTATCTTACCTTGTTTATGGGTTATTCAATTTATTTATTGTATCGTTTTAGAAAAGAGGCTCATGGTTTTTATTTTATGGCACTTGCTTTATTTGCTCTTGGTATATTTTGTTTTATGGCCATATCTATGAATTATTATGGAGTGCAGGGTGGATTATATTTAATAAGTGGTTACTTATTCTATGTTGGATTCCAATCTGCTTCTTTAAGTAAATATTTTGCTTATGCAATTGAATCAAGAGCAAATATTGAAAGGCATTTATATGAAGAGTCGATTAATGCATTGTCTAAACAACGAGCCGAGTTGCAATTAATGGTTCACGACCAATTAGGAGCAAATCTTACGGATTTAAAAGTATATTTGGAGAAAAAAAAGAATTCAACTCTGACGCAAACAGAAATCAATTCTGAATTGGATTTAGTCTACGATCGCGTGGTCTCCACAATTCATTCACTGCGAAATCAACTTCTTTATATTGAAGATCTTAGTCTTATATTTGAAAATTTTATAACAGGTGTACACATAACTTTGTTGCGAAGGTATTCGGATGTAGGAAGAGAATTTGAATTTTCGACCTCCGACGAATTTATTAATTATTTTAATCAGGTAAAGATTATTGGGAATAATCAAAATTCTTTTCTAAATCTTTTTTATTTATTATATGAAGTCTGCACAAATGACATTAAATATGGGATGGGAGATTCGATTTGGAATTTGGAGTTGAATGGAGGTGAATTCCATGTTTACCAACGAAATGTTCTTAATCAATCGATTGAACCTCCCAATCAGAATTTAGAATTAAAAAGTATTAAACAAAGATTACACCAGTTAAAAGGGAATCTTACCGTTGAAATTTTACATGAGTTTTACCATCTTAGAATCCGTTTTCCAGCGGAAAGTCTTCAAAACCGTTCCAACCAGTAA
- a CDS encoding response regulator transcription factor — MSHKSSLPEDKNQIKIGILENDEFFLGELKDRISELKNVSEILTWQTGEILLRDPRHKSIDILFLDIMLPGINGIEVVKILSEKNENIKVIMLTNMNSDEMIFNSIKNGALGYLLKSELGQIQSIIDVLLEGGAYITPTIALRVFSSFRKPFGKPKVYLTDREKQILELLVKGKTIPLVSKFLSLSEHTVQGYVKSIYRKLQVHNRSELAMKVQEYSIL; from the coding sequence ATGTCGCATAAATCGAGTTTGCCTGAAGATAAAAATCAAATCAAAATTGGAATCTTAGAAAATGACGAATTCTTTTTAGGTGAATTAAAAGATCGAATTTCTGAATTAAAAAATGTTTCCGAAATTCTAACTTGGCAAACTGGAGAAATTTTACTAAGGGATCCTCGACACAAAAGTATTGATATTTTGTTTTTAGACATTATGTTACCTGGGATCAATGGGATCGAAGTTGTTAAGATTCTATCAGAAAAAAACGAAAACATTAAAGTGATTATGTTAACGAATATGAATTCCGACGAAATGATTTTTAATTCTATCAAAAACGGAGCATTGGGTTATCTATTAAAATCAGAGCTGGGACAAATCCAAAGTATCATCGATGTTTTGTTAGAGGGAGGTGCTTATATCACTCCTACAATTGCTTTAAGAGTTTTTTCCAGTTTTAGAAAACCATTCGGTAAACCAAAGGTTTATTTAACTGATCGTGAAAAACAAATTTTAGAATTATTAGTAAAAGGGAAAACAATTCCTCTTGTTTCAAAATTTTTAAGTTTAAGTGAACACACAGTCCAAGGTTATGTGAAATCAATTTATCGAAAACTACAAGTTCATAACCGATCAGAATTGGCTATGAAAGTGCAAGAATATTCTATTTTATAA